In Natronoarchaeum philippinense, a single window of DNA contains:
- a CDS encoding HAD family hydrolase, with translation MERHDLLYRLYDEFDTEQLREYQQFVDVFPPVDSRVALEHWQNATEELDERKDEIRTAFATGETFAEIAARATRGEAFTALDLHTKYDRAVNVLVLDVDETLRSAGETDNEIPRDTLHLLTEFHEAGVPIVICTGQTLENVKGFMIQGLGSEIVHSGDLSIVYEAGTGVFTPGHGADTKQLLYEDLDDRMRSVFDGVRSRVLPEAPGELRRGCHLQGNEFNVTLKPNFETGSTRAREMIDDALVYLIDLLGDVVASELGVGAADDAASSEDVADGAGSASEQDSLTPASAWARSFYGHADPEIRGVLERAGEFPDAASDELPDAVAETFDRIDVAYYEADAAEIGSLELNKVVGVEAALDVLGVEDPFALVMGDSKSDRRVMEWVDEHDAGIAAAPDHASQETLEHVLERDELVFDRGRSVEMLRTAHALNQLDSVR, from the coding sequence ATGGAACGGCACGACCTGCTGTATCGCCTCTACGACGAGTTCGACACCGAGCAGCTCCGGGAGTACCAGCAGTTCGTCGACGTGTTTCCGCCGGTTGACTCGCGGGTCGCGCTCGAACACTGGCAGAACGCCACCGAGGAACTCGACGAGCGCAAAGACGAGATTCGCACCGCCTTCGCGACCGGCGAGACGTTCGCCGAAATCGCGGCACGGGCGACCCGCGGTGAGGCCTTTACCGCGCTCGACTTGCACACCAAGTACGACCGCGCGGTCAACGTCCTCGTGTTAGACGTTGACGAGACGCTGCGCTCGGCCGGCGAGACCGACAACGAGATTCCACGGGACACGCTGCACCTGCTGACGGAGTTCCACGAGGCCGGCGTCCCGATCGTCATCTGTACCGGCCAGACCCTAGAGAACGTCAAGGGGTTCATGATTCAGGGGCTGGGCAGTGAGATCGTTCACTCGGGGGATCTCTCGATCGTCTACGAGGCCGGCACCGGCGTGTTTACGCCGGGTCACGGCGCCGACACCAAGCAACTGCTCTACGAGGATCTCGACGATCGGATGCGCTCGGTCTTCGACGGCGTTCGCTCGCGCGTGTTGCCAGAGGCGCCCGGCGAACTCCGACGGGGCTGTCACCTGCAGGGCAACGAATTCAACGTGACGCTCAAGCCCAACTTCGAAACCGGATCGACTCGCGCACGCGAGATGATCGACGACGCACTCGTCTACCTGATCGACCTGCTCGGCGATGTCGTCGCCAGTGAACTCGGCGTCGGCGCCGCGGACGACGCAGCGTCGTCCGAGGACGTTGCGGACGGTGCCGGATCGGCGTCCGAACAGGACTCCCTCACACCCGCGAGTGCGTGGGCGCGGTCGTTCTATGGACACGCCGATCCCGAGATTCGCGGCGTGTTAGAACGCGCCGGCGAGTTCCCCGATGCCGCCTCCGACGAACTGCCTGACGCCGTCGCCGAGACGTTCGACCGAATCGACGTGGCGTATTACGAAGCCGACGCCGCCGAGATCGGCAGCCTCGAACTCAACAAAGTCGTCGGCGTCGAGGCCGCCCTCGACGTGCTCGGCGTCGAGGATCCGTTCGCGCTCGTGATGGGCGACAGCAAGAGCGACCGACGCGTCATGGAGTGGGTCGACGAGCACGACGCCGGCATCGCCGCGGCGCCCGATCACGCCTCTCAGGAGACGCTCGAACACGTCCTCGAACGTGACGAACTCGTGTTCGATCGCGGCCGGAGCGTCGAAATGCTCCGGACGGCCCACGCGCTGAACCAACTCGACAGCGTACGCTGA